In one window of Zestosphaera sp. DNA:
- a CDS encoding DUF973 family protein, with product MSYVATYEKPGIEVVSALQKMREGILFAFIAWIFLGAGIMAAFFGALTAFVGGAGGAWVGVLAGLGVGIVLLIVGAIIALIGFYAKFIPGTSDLARGNPEFSTASSLIKIGYVWGLILVIIGAILTLVLVGIFIVLIGFVLLIIGYIGMIILCFKLNDAYQNTLYLVAGILFIIGIFFPIVDVVAWILIYVALGDTIRKLWTPPTQAQSLIQV from the coding sequence ATGTCTTATGTGGCGACGTATGAGAAACCAGGCATTGAGGTTGTTAGCGCGCTTCAGAAGATGCGGGAGGGAATATTATTCGCGTTTATCGCGTGGATATTTTTGGGAGCGGGGATAATGGCGGCCTTCTTTGGTGCGCTCACAGCTTTTGTTGGTGGCGCGGGTGGCGCGTGGGTCGGAGTTCTAGCGGGACTTGGTGTAGGGATCGTATTACTCATAGTTGGTGCTATAATAGCTCTTATCGGGTTCTATGCTAAATTCATTCCTGGAACAAGTGACTTGGCTCGAGGTAATCCGGAATTCTCGACGGCTTCATCACTAATTAAGATAGGGTATGTATGGGGCTTAATACTCGTTATAATAGGCGCCATACTGACTCTGGTCCTCGTAGGGATATTTATAGTGCTTATCGGGTTCGTCCTCTTAATAATCGGCTATATTGGAATGATAATCCTTTGTTTTAAGCTCAACGACGCATACCAAAACACACTATACCTGGTTGCTGGGATCCTCTTCATAATAGGCATCTTCTTCCCAATAGTGGATGTGGTCGCGTGGATACTCATTTACGTAGCTCTAGGCGATACGATTAGGAAACTATGGACACCGCCGACACAAGCGCAGAGTCTCATTCAAGTCTGA